A stretch of DNA from Juglans microcarpa x Juglans regia isolate MS1-56 chromosome 5D, Jm3101_v1.0, whole genome shotgun sequence:
CCCACAAGAAATCTCCATCTCAGAACCATCTAGCCGATGACACAAATACCCATAAAAATCTCCATCTTAGAACCATTAAGCCGATGGCAGAAATATACACCATAAATCTCCATCTCAGATCCACGACAGACTGCTATGGATCTCTAGTGCGAAAGTGAATATATCTCTAgttgtttctttatatttccaTCTTTGTTGCGACCGTGAGTGTCATCGTGAGCAAATTCAGTCATGTTTATGCAGTCGTCCATCTCTTTGTGGCTTACGCCATGGTTGACAAACAAGCATGGATCTACAATTTTGCTGGAgaagtgtaacacccccttcccgtaggctaggagtgccacgtattttccataaaataatccggtaatagatcccataatttcataattgaaaaaaaactgaacttttattatgcagaaaaatgtctaataaaactgtcttccaaaacattaaatgaaataaactgaaataaattcatatcataaaaaaatgtttattttagaaagtctgaactaaaaataaatgcacCTTCTACTCATGGCCTgtctgctcgtaatcatcatcttcacctgggtggttaaaaaaacatgaaaacaaactaaaatgagtcgatgactcagtaaaaaatctatcacaacgtaaacgtaataaacataagattttcataacaactttcatgttgagcttaaaaaaattcatgactgttcatactgatgcttatgctatgtatgactgttttaactgagttaactgactgatctgattgatttaactgatttatctaactggccaacacacttaaccctgtgtgcaaggttgtgtaccagccccacatcccgctgtagcaaggggaactgctgatagtattctagcctactatggtggaccacgactgagttcatggcttgcacaccaccctgaactgaactgaactgcattggtaccatgcatctgaatggccatcttattaactgatctgatattatcttacacttgaatttaagatggcttacgtgtcttatacacatgagatgcatgacatactacatacataatcataaattctgaatttaaacatgatgcggaatgacatggttgtatgctatgctagatgacatgcttgcatatgacatgagcggttcataaatagtggctatcaatgaactggcttggataatacatacatataagctaactgtgatgatcctaatttatgatcaaatttacttacctcgctgcgtgtcttcttgaataatacttcgtaacttgagacctatatgaaataataactatcactaaattggtttggaaacacgtactaatatcttacttaattaaatctacaatctaaaagatagtgttagacaattcaataaatcctgatatctaaattacttaaaatacttatttataatttagatgaatacacaaactatttcaaaataattcataaacttaaattcttaaactaagttttatttaattaaaaattcacatcgtagaacataatcaaataaatattctgtttattACTAAAACAATGAATactgatatcttaaattatttacaatactaatagcatattcttactttcaaaatataacttagtataatacttgagatataatcaattctattaaagataagtcataaaaacttaaattcttaaaataggtttcctttcttataattaacataattaaacaaggaatcgaataaataataacatcatttaaatattcttaacatatttctttattcttaaatttacAACTCTAAtagcataaaaatatcaaaatctattataataacattaaagatTCATTTCACACCATagatttaaagtatttaaaataaaagatttaaacacttactatttactactgaaatttaattgtaaaattaataataactaatatagtttaaaattccttaatttctttttaaagtataacatataATAGGCTCCATAATATGctttaaaacacattttaaattctttaaacactttcttataCACAAAGAGCTTATgactaatatctttatttaataaaattaaactcaatttgaaatattaaactcaacttcaaataaaaatgacGTAATAGTCTCCATACTTAACATATACTTAATTGTAAGtctataaatgtaatttaaaaCAATCCTCCAAGATACtagataaaatagaaataaaagggCATATATGTAATATTCTCAATTAACACCTGAacacttaaaacaaaacatgtatCGTTAGAAGAGAAAACAGAGGCACGGGAGAGACGTGCGAAGCAgaggactcaccgagagagaggctGACGTGCGGCGGTTCTGGGTTGCTGGCGGTGGTCACGGGCGCGACTGGGGCTCGTCTGAGGTGGTGCGACGCCGAAGGAAGTGAACCATGCGGCAGtgcaaccgagagagagagagagagagagagagaatgatgtTTACCGAGAGGAAAAGAGTGAGGCGAGGGTGGCGGACGGCGGTAGGCTacccggaagggagtgggtgcgacgggACTAGGACGGCCGGCAGTTTCTGTCaccgtgggtggtgctccgatGTCCCTTGAAGTGGTTGGTGACGACAGTAGAAGTATACGGCCAAAGAGCCACTGCCGATGTCTTCTGTGGTGGCTGGCGGCATGCCCTGGTGGTTCTCGCGGTCATGCATGGTCTGCGTAGTGGAGTCGCTGCGGTGACTCCGTCGTCGAGTCGTGGCCTTTCATGGTTGTTGCTAACGATGCTCTGATCGATGGGTGCAAGACAGGGCTGCTTTCGTGCATGAGGGGCATGTGCATGGCAGCGTGATGCATGGCAGTTTTCTGTGGGGTCTCGACGTGGAGGAACTGTCGGTGAGGGTGCTGTGTAGTGGCTGGGTGCGTGGATCTGGTTTGTGGTGTATTTAATAAGAGGCTTCGTGAgcttttatagaggaaaaactATGGTAGGGTTTTCTCATACGAGTTCGTCTCCTAATAGGATtcgaatttatcaatttaaggGATAAGGATGAGTGTGAGGTTGTTGCTAACGGGTTGGGAtaggaagaaatgatatttaaaattcaaacaaaactctaaaatattataaaataataataataataataataatatttataactataagaaaaaaaatacataaaatttatcttatatccTAATTTTTGGGTCAGGTTGTTACAAGAAGTCTAAAGTAGAATGAGAagagaaagaacaaaagaatgaaaattaataagaaGGTAGATGGAGAGTGGGGAATATGAGTGAAGATGAAGTTGAACTTGGTTCTAGAGATTTCTAGTTGTCATCAACTGATTTAATTTGGATCGGGGTTGTTTCTATCTAATTTGATTTGTTCTAGAGGTATTTTAGTCAGTTTGGATATGTGTCAGAGACATTTTAAACTAACATGGATCTCTTGCAGGGGCACCTTGGTCAGATCGACAAAAGTAATGACGGATTTCAATCGAACATAGGTTGTAGAGGGATATTTTGGTCCAACTCATCACATGAAATCCTATATTGTAtaatcaattattattattattattattgtaattgtAGATAGGTGCAATAGGCTGGCTGAGCAAGTCTTTGCACATGACAAAGGATCAGAAGGGAGTAGTTGGGTATGGGATGGGCCTGGCCATGACTGACTGGAAATCGGTTCGCTGCGCATGGCCCAACGACAATGCGGCTTCAGCGCTGGGAGTGGGGGAGTCAATGCGGCAATGCAGGAGGTGTTTGCATGGCCATCCCGACGTGTCAGCCTAATAACGAAACACCAAAACCAGCCGTTCTCCTGTTGAATTTGTCCCGCAATATTGCAATTTGCATCAGAGCAAAAAGGACTACCCCATTCTGCACCTCAGATGATGGAGAATGCGAAATTGAAGCATCTTTCCACCGTTGCCAACGATGTCTTCCGGAGATGCGCTCTGTATGCgatttctcttttccttcaaaattttcttcgttttgttttctcttaatattttccttttgagttCCGAATTTGTCTGCTGACAGGAAACTAGGCACTAGTGTTGATAAATTGGTGGAAGAGTTCGAAGCCGAATATTGGAAACCAGACGAGATCAGCACGAGTAATATTAGTAGTAATGGATATTCAAGGAAGCTTGTGGAATTTTGTAGTGCAAAGGCCTTTGAGCAGGAGACGTGCCAAAACATAGAAGAAAAGATTAACGATGGATCATTTAGCCGTTTCACGTTCGACATGATGATTGCTTGGGAGATGCCAAGCTCTGCGGATGAGGAGGCTTCTACGGTACGGAcgttggctctctctctctctttttagtttttatattggCATCGGTGTCCGGAACAGTATCCGGACTAATCTCCGACATACATCCCGACTAATCTCCGGATGCACAGGCCCTTGTCGAGTTTTCCGCATTCAAGTAATCCACCTATACATCGTTTACACACAAGGGGTGGGAATTTAAGCCGTTTGAATTAGAAATGAtcgatgatctgtgaatagtagaataaaatattattttttaattttattattattttaaaatttaaaaaaattaaattatttattatattttatgtaaaaatttaagaaatttgtaataataaaatgaaataaattgaagtaaatttttaatccaaactgTGGTTAaatctttaccacttgagcgaACCTTACTTGCAATAATTAGGCCTTATACCCATGATCCCAAACATATGAGCAAagctccttggtttgcatcCTTACTTTACACTCactccaattaaaaaaatatttcatgaaagCCTACTTAAATAAGTGgttattttactaattttatatatcagtTTCCTcgcaaaaataagagaattggtgatttttttttctttggggtGCGGAGGGTTGTACTTGTTATGTTCTTAGGCTTGATATGAACAGAAGCTTAGATGGCCGTCTGGTGTAGACTACTAAAAATTCATGCTTTACCTTACTCGGTagtactcttttcttttttgtttaaaaatttttcttttcttttctccctctcttttccttcctactttttttttcttgcttcttgaCTGCAGTTTCACTAATTTACCAAAATCGAACTCAGAAAACCGAGGGTTATTGACAAGATAGTCTATAGTATGCTTATTTGCCTGTGCTTCTTCAGGCATTTACTTGAAGTGTCCTTATTCTCTGCTCTTTGGTATGTCTTATGCCAATGCATTAACCAAATGTAAGTTCAATTAACGGCTTGTCTGTGGCACTTCGTAAGTactgatcaattttttttctaattcctTCTCTGATAGTTTCATTGTTGATTTATGATGTAGCAGGAGTGTGTGGCCAAGGAGAGAGAAGACAAGAAGATACCTGTAAAAGTGGATGAAGAACAAGATGATATTCCACTTTTCTATTCAGACCTCATGCTACTCCTTGTAAGctgtaaaaaattttctttgttaACTAATGCTACAACAGATGAGGCATTGCTAATCTTCAACGTTGGCCAGTTTCATTGAAGCATAAGAAAAGCATCGGCTAGCTTCATTGAAGAAAATCTAATGAAAGTTGTGGGATTAAGGGTCAATCCAAGTCAAGATATGGAAAGAATATCATTTATTGATGGAGTTGCTTGATTCTCAGCCCTTATCACTGAATACCTTGTGTCTAAACTTTGCATTTTGTGCACTGTCTTCGTAGGTTGATGATGGGCCAAACGTTGGAGAAGATGGATTTGCGTGGTTTGCATCACTAGTTCCATTAGTTGCAGATCCTGTTAATGCAAGATTTACCTTTAATACTCTGACAACACCAACAGGCAATCGGCTATTTTTTCCTGCGTACGACAAGTTTCTAAAAGAAATTGACAAGTAAATATCATATGAGGCATTTTATTGTACTTGAAATTACATACATAGACCATTTTTATTGTTGAAGAAACCATATAGCACGTTCTAGGTGTAAAATTGGTTGGTTGAAAACTGATTGCGtagtgaaaataaagatcacaCATCAGACAACAGACTGCATAGAGATCATGAAGGGTGCCTAAGATATTGTTTATGTAATTCTATTTTCCTGGTCGTATCCAATGGGGCAAAATGCAGTGTATAAAGTAGgctttattttatcaataatcATTGCTCTAGGCACATGAGCATGCAGGGTTGCATGCTTCTATTTCTTTGGGCTTAATCTATTTTGACTAAAATATTCTCTCTTAAAGCTATTGAAGTTGAGCCaagaaagaataagaaaaagattTCTCAAGCTTTAATGCACAATGTTTAGGTAAGTTTAAAGTAAAGATAATGAAAAAAGGAACAAGTAATCTCTGATTGTACACAAATATGTTTGAGGAAATACACATTGATGGCTGATATATACATTTATTGAAATCCCATTTCCAACTAACTATGCCTTTCTTGTGGAATTCTTGATTTTATAGATGCACAAAACATTTGCAAAAACAAGCCACACCAAAGGGTGTGGAGCTGGCTTACGATGAAGTTATATTGCATGTCGAGGGAACTGCAACCTCGCAGAGAGTGATACGGCACATCGGAGCAACAAGTTGGCCTGGTTTGTctgatgattttcttttattgatcACTAATTGAGGTGAGAATGCTTAATCCTTTAATTGATTATTCCTTGAACTCACTATGAAGCCTTTCCAGGTAGGCTTACCCTTACCAATTATGCTATCTACTTTGAGGCTTCGGGAGTAATAACATATGAAGGTGCATTCAAAATAGATCTTTCAAAGGACACTGAACATAGAGTGAGAACAGCTTCTACGGGACCATGGGGTGCTCCACTTTTCGACAAGGCCATAGTATATGAGTCCCCTGAATTGTAAGGATACTTGCTTTCACATGAATAGCTGAAGTCACATATGTTTAAAGTGGATGAGCTTGCTTATATACTGATGCTCTTAGGGTTACATGCCTTCTAGTTTGGCCCAATGCTTTAGGCAAGTTATGACATCTTCCATTGTTTGACATTAACGGTAAACTTCGATATCATTTTTATCAGTTAAAACACTCGATTCTTTTTAAGGCTAAAACACTTGATTATTTTGTTTGGCTAGACCATTGGTAAACGCATGCTAATAGGGGTGATAATTTTGATCTACGATGTTAGATAAGGTTGTGTAATCCTGCTAATAGCGCCCCAAATAGGCATATGCATCTCAAATGAGCAAGCTTGTCACCTAGCATATTTTTGCAATATGATTTATGAAAAAACATTTTCTACCAATTTTTTAGATCGGAAGCAGTGGTGCTCGAGTTCCCTGAGGTAGTGAGCTCCACAAGACGGGACCATTGGCTTGCACTCATAAAGGAGTTTATGCTCATGCATAGGTTCTTATCAAAATACAAGGTGGAATGTCGAACACAAGCTTGGGAAATGCATGCAAGGACAATATTGGGGATCATAAGGCTTCATGCTGCAAGGGAATTACTAAGAATATCAGCCCCTGCTCCAACAAAATTCTTAATTTTCGCTTTGTTTGATGAGTTTCCAAAGGGAGATTATATACTGGAAGAACTTGCGGAGAGTCTAAAGAAGGTTAATAGTAGGCACCCGTGCAGTGCAAGTTCTATCCTCATGGGTCTAAATATGTCGCTGCCAATCATCTCAGATGTGGAAGCAAAAGCAGTTGGTGATAAAAGTATGTGTGCAGTGGCTTTAGATGAAAACCAGACGACATTGGAAACTGTTATTAATCAAGCtagagaggaagaaaagaatattgCTATGGCTCAAGCTACCACTGAGGGTTTGAAAGAGGAAGGAATCGCTGAAAGTGCCTTTATCTTTAAGGTAAGGACCTAACTCAAAACTATAGAGATTAATCTTCCAATTTCAACATTCATTCACATTTGCCAGGTACACAGTACTGGCAATGTCCCATGTTCATTTTTTCAGTTATTTAGCCAAAGGGGAGAGTGGCAGAATCTTTCACACCCCCAGTCtagaaaagaaatgattttgaacatcttatcatcatcatcattcagCATGCCATGATTGGTCGGGGCCAACCAAGACTAGAGTCTGGTTGGCCTAGTTATTTAGTTTGATCCTACTTTTGAGGCATAAACACTAAAACTTGCTTGTTTCCAATGAACCAAAGATGTTAAAGGGGGGACTCATGGATGTGtcaattaatttttatacataGGAGCTACTAACGCCACCTAGAAGTGCAGTACTTTGGTTTCAAGAAATTCTTACATGGGAAAGACCCGCAACTAC
This window harbors:
- the LOC121266443 gene encoding uncharacterized protein LOC121266443 yields the protein MMENAKLKHLSTVANDVFRRCALKLGTSVDKLVEEFEAEYWKPDEISTSNISSNGYSRKLVEFCSAKAFEQETCQNIEEKINDGSFSRFTFDMMIAWEMPSSADEEASTECVAKEREDKKIPVKVDEEQDDIPLFYSDLMLLLVDDGPNVGEDGFAWFASLVPLVADPVNARFTFNTLTTPTGNRLFFPAYDKFLKEIDKCTKHLQKQATPKGVELAYDEVILHVEGTATSQRVIRHIGATSWPGRLTLTNYAIYFEASGVITYEGAFKIDLSKDTEHRVRTASTGPWGAPLFDKAIVYESPELSEAVVLEFPEVVSSTRRDHWLALIKEFMLMHRFLSKYKVECRTQAWEMHARTILGIIRLHAARELLRISAPAPTKFLIFALFDEFPKGDYILEELAESLKKVNSRHPCSASSILMGLNMSLPIISDVEAKAVGDKSMCAVALDENQTTLETVINQAREEEKNIAMAQATTEGLKEEGIAESAFIFKELLTPPRSAVLWFQEILTWERPATTLTVLATTLIIIYKEWVGKAIASFLLWVVAKMFQARRKRINERCNEIVVCTASDQTTIESIVSAQHGLQTVHQLLRKANIAVLKLWSIFISKTREHADMVMIAMIGLAILLAVIPLKFLLMVGTLCFFSMTSKLGKHSGSYQDQGSRRLKEWWDSIPVIPVRVVDKPIDSPTCS